In one window of Leishmania braziliensis MHOM/BR/75/M2904 complete genome, chromosome 8 DNA:
- a CDS encoding putative histone deacetylase yields the protein MCVAYRASPMPPSRFARHESSGTVIVRRFQFPHHETEAHIRKGHLREPLEAVASRVGLRARCSTGPSFADLCLVDNQELLLMGKLVDRGVYYITGGTCTDVEGDGSPRSTKSTILNSATCGVAPQPPDITVGWCFDARMLLHRSEINRSPETPHRLQRAIETLQACERACDILPVELLAPFRVHIDGSLEPDLGRVAPSISAANRAQWIPARLATYDEVCSFQDPRVYHDFLKSGASLVSLKSDVYCSDEASSVAARLSAAAVIDASVAALRGVAAIRSGGTSSATGCVLPLVSFCLVRPPGHHCAASQPSGFCLVNNVAIAAQQLRTRHASVLPSGPPRIAILDLDVHFGEGTASFVEGACDPTSLLYLSLHRYDKKSFYPFDSRGDTSYVGGSRHTASKGSICNVAVHTNAQHPTQCEQVISDHLMNSVLEEIFLRRLAQFRPDLIMVSLGFDAAYGDPLGKMAVEGGFASVLSRLKEWCLHEGRSVGLVVALEGGYNPEAVAQGVLSVALALSLPRTDPLLQQLLVERPPKVWADLRQRQERRHREWQNLRRERAEEGIGGLLIGQSSEMKPPASEEPEKPQEDALLLDRHRRWCAALVAKVQQIHRDAMAP from the coding sequence ATGTGCGTAGCATACCGGGCTTCACCCATGCCACCATCACGTTTTGCACGCCACGAGTCCAGTGGCACCGTCATTGTGCGGCGCTTCCAGTTTCCTCACCATGAAACCGAAGCGCATATTAGAAAAGGTCATCTGAGAGAGCCGTTGGAAGCTGTAGCTAGTCGAGTGGGCTTGCGAGCACGATGTTCCACGGGCCCATCGTTCGCTGACTTGTGTCTTGTCGACAACCAAGAACTTTTGCTCATGGGAAAGCTAGTAGACAGAGGAGTGTACTATATCACAGGGGGCACTTGTACTGATGTAGAGGGCGATGGATCGCCGAGAAGCACGAAATCCACTATTTTGAACAGCGCGACGTGTGGGGTGGCACCGCAACCTCCCGACATTACAGTGGGCTGGTGTTTCGATGCTCgcatgctgctgcatcgctctgAGATTAACCGTTCTCCTGAAACACCACACCGTCTGCAACGCGCGATCGAGACTCTTCAGGCCTGTGAGCGTGCGTGCGACATTCTGCCTGTCGAGCTATTGGCTCCCTTTAGGGTGCACATAGATGGCAGCTTGGAACCAGACTTGGGCCGAGTAGCACCATCCATAAGCGCAGCGAACCGGGCGCAGTGGATACCTGCACGACTTGCCACGTATGACGAGGTTTGCTCATTCCAAGATCCGCGTGTTTATCACGATTTTTTGAAGAGTGGGGCGTCTCTGGTGAGCTTGAAAAGTGATGTTTACTGCAGCGACGAGGCGAGCAGCGTAGCTGCTCGCCTTTCGGCAGCTGCCGTGATAGACGCTAGCGTCGCCGCGCTTCGCGGTGTGGCGGCTATCCGGTCTGGCGGCACCTCCAGCGCTACAGGGTGTGTGCTCCCCCTCGTGTCATTCTGTCTTGTGCGGCCGCCAGGGCATCACTGTGCGGCGTCACAGCCGAGCGGGTTCTGCTTGGTCAACAACGTCGCTATTGCGGCTCAGCAGCTACGCACTCGGCACGCATCCGTGTTGCCCTCTGGCCCTCCGCGCATTGCAATTCTCGATCTGGACGTTCACTTTGGCGAGGGCACCGCTTCCTTCGTTGAGGGTGCGTGTGACCCCACCTCGCTACTGTATCTGTCGCTCCACCGCTACGACAAAAAGAGCTTCTATCCATTTGACAGCCGCGGTGACACCTCCTACGTGGGAGGGAGCCGACACACCGCTTCCAAGGGCTCCATATGCAATGTAGCCGTGCACACGAACGCGCAACACCCAACACAATGTGAACAGGTCATCTCGGACCACCTAATGAACTCTGTTTTGGAAGAGATTTTCTTGCGGCGGCTGGCTCAGTTTCGACCCGACCTGATCATGGTGTCACTGGGCTTCGATGCTGCCTATGGTGATCCATTGGGCAAGATGGCCGTCGAGGGTGGGTTTGCCTCCGTCCTGTCGCGGCTGAAGGAGTGGTGCCTGCATGAGGGACGGTCAGTGGGGTTGGTCGTTGCACTGGAGGGCGGCTACAACCCGGAGGCTGTTGCGCAAGGAGTGCTCTCTGTCGCTCTCGCCTTGAGCCTCCCTCGCACCGACCCTCTACTACAGCAACTTCTTGTGGAAAGACCACCAAAGGTCTGGGCAGACTTGCGGCAACGTCAGGAGCGGCGTCATCGCGAATGGCAGAATCTTCGAAGGGAGCGGGCAGAGGAAGGCATTGGAGGATTACTCATCGGTCAGAGCTCTGAGATGAAGCCGCCTGCATCTGAGGAGCCAGAGAAGCCGCAAGAAGACGCGTTGCTTTTGGATCGCCacaggcgctggtgcgccgcACTGGTAGCCAAGGTTCAGCAAATTCACCGGGATGCCATGGCACCGTAG
- the CPB gene encoding cathepsin L-like protease yields MTVPRVLLCVVAAVCVLLAAAGVPARAMYVGRPVSVLFEEFKQTYQRVYATLDEEQQRLANFQRNLELMREHQANNPHARFGITKFFDLSEEEFATRYLSGATHFAKAKKFASQHYRKVGADLSTAPAAVDWREKGAVTPVKDQGMCGSCWAFSAIGNIESQWYLATHSLISLSEQELVSCDDVDEGCNGGLMLQAFDWLLNNRNGAVYTGVSYPYVSGNGSVPECSESSDLVIGAYIDGHVTIESNEDTMAAWLAANGPIAIAVDASAFMSYTGGVLTSCDGKQLNHGVLLVGYNMTGEVPYWLIKNSWGKNWGEKGYVRVRKGTNECLIQEYPVSAQTSGSTTPGPTTTTKAPKGLVVVQTTCTDYFCRKGCKEEVFKTSKCYKSTGGKSVTMQCGMSEVLVRIYPSSDCSGTPKYKVIPEGKCMVSTSGSSKSICTFK; encoded by the coding sequence ATGACGGTGCCGAGGGTCCTTCTGTGTGTTGTTgcggctgtgtgcgtgctgctggcggctGCCGGCGTGCCTGCGCGAGCGATGTACGTGGGCAGGCCGGTCTCTGTGCTATTCGAGGAGTTCAAGCAGACGTACCAGCGCGTGTACGCGACGCTggacgaggagcagcagcggctggcgaACTTCCAGCGTAACCTGGAGCTGATGCGCGAGCACCAGGCGAACAACCCACACGCGCGGTTCGGGATCACGAAGTTCTTTGACCTGTCGGAGGAAGAGTTCGCCACGCGCTACCTGAGCGGCGCCACGCACTTCGCAAAGGCGAAGAAGTTCGCAAGCCAGCACTACCGCAAGGTGGGCGCGGACCTGTCgacagcgcctgctgcggtggACTGGCGTGAGAAGGGCGCCGTGACGCCGGTGAAGGACCAGGGGATGTGCGGGTCATGCTGGGCGTTCTCGGCGATCGGCAACATAGAGTCGCAGTGGTACCTTGCCACCCACTCGCTGATCTCCCTGTCGGAGCAGGAGCTGGTGAGCTGCGATGATGTGGACGAGGGCTGCAACGGCGGCCTGATGCTGCAGGCGTTTGACTGGCTGCTGAACAATAGGAACGGAGCCGTGTACACGGGTGTTAGCTACCCCTACGTGTCCGGTAATGGCAGTGTGCCCGAGTGCTCGGAGAGTAGTGACCTCGTTATCGGTGCGTACATCGATGGCCATGTGACGATCGAGAGCAACGAAGATACGATGGCTGCGTGGCTTGCGGCGAACGGTCCCATCGCTATTGCGGTTGACGCCAGTGCCTTCATGTCGTACACGGGCGGCGTCCTGACCTCGTGCGATGGTAAACAGCTGAACCACGGTGTGCTGCTCGTTGGGTACAACATGACTGGCGAGGTTCCGTACTGGCTGATCAAGAACTCGTGGGGTAAGAACTGGGGCGAGAAGGGctacgtgcgcgtgcgcaagGGGACGAACGAGTGCCTGATCCAGGAGTACCCCGTGTCCGCGCAGACGTCCGGCAGTACCACCCCTGGTcccacgacgacgacgaaaGCCCCCAAGGgcttggtggtggtgcagacgACGTGCACCGATTATTTCTGCAGAAAGGGGtgcaaggaggaggtgttCAAGACGAGCAAGTGCTACAAGAGCACGGGGGGCAAATCCGTTACGATGCAGTGCGGTATGAGCGAGGTGCTCGTGCGCATCTATCCGAGCAGCGATTGCAGCGGTACGCCGAAGTACAAAGTGATTCCTGAGGGTAAGTGTATGGTGTCGACGTCCGGCTCGAGCAAGAGCATCTGCACGTTCAAGTAG
- the CPB gene encoding cathepsin L-like protease, with protein sequence MTVPRVLLCVVAAVCVLLAAAGVPARAMYVGRPVSVLFEEFKQTYQRVYATLDEEQQRLANFQRNLELMREHQANNPHARFGITKFFDLSEEEFATRYLSGATHFAKAKKFASQHYRKVGADLSTAPAAVDWREKGAVTPVKDQGMCGSCWAFSAIGNIESQWYLATHSLISLSEQELVSCDDVDEGCNGGLMLQAFDWLLNNRNGAVYTGVSYPYVSGNGSVPECSESSDLVIGAYIDGHVTIESNEDTMAAWLAANGPIAIAVDASAFMSYTGGVLTSCDGKQLNHGVLLVGYNMTGEVPYWLIKNSWGENWGEKGYVRVRKGTNECLIQEYPVSAQTSGSTTPGPTTTTKAPKGLVVVQTTCTDYFCRKGCKEEVFKTSKCYKSTGGKSVTMQCGMSEVLVRTYPSSDCSGTPKYKVIPEGKCMVSTSGSSKSICTFK encoded by the coding sequence ATGACGGTGCCGAGGGTCCTTCTGTGTGTTGTTgcggctgtgtgcgtgctgctggcggctGCCGGCGTGCCTGCGCGAGCGATGTATGTGGGCAGGCCGGTCTCTGTGCTATTCGAGGAGTTCAAGCAGACGTACCAGCGCGTGTACGCGACGCTggacgaggagcagcagcggctggcgaACTTCCAGCGTAACCTGGAGCTGATGCGCGAGCACCAGGCGAACAACCCACACGCGCGGTTCGGGATCACGAAGTTCTTTGACCTGTCGGAGGAAGAGTTCGCCACGCGCTACCTGAGCGGCGCCACGCACTTCGCAAAGGCGAAGAAGTTCGCAAGCCAGCACTACCGCAAGGTGGGCGCGGACCTGTCgacagcgcctgctgcggtggACTGGCGTGAGAAGGGCGCCGTGACGCCGGTGAAGGACCAGGGGATGTGCGGGTCATGCTGGGCGTTCTCGGCGATCGGCAACATAGAGTCGCAGTGGTACCTTGCCACCCACTCGCTGATCTCCCTGTCGGAGCAGGAGCTGGTGAGCTGCGATGATGTGGACGAGGGCTGCAACGGCGGCCTGATGCTGCAGGCGTTTGACTGGCTGCTGAACAATAGGAACGGAGCCGTGTACACGGGTGTTAGCTACCCCTACGTGTCCGGTAATGGCAGTGTGCCCGAGTGCTCGGAGAGTAGTGACCTCGTTATCGGTGCGTACATCGATGGCCATGTGACGATCGAGAGCAACGAAGATACGATGGCTGCGTGGCTTGCGGCGAACGGTCCCATCGCTATTGCGGTTGACGCCAGTGCCTTCATGTCGTACACGGGGGGCGTCCTGACCTCGTGCGATGGTAAACAGCTGAACCACGGTGTGCTGCTCGTTGGGTACAACATGACTGGCGAGGTTCCGTACTGGCTGATCAAGAACTCGTGGGGTGAGAACTGGGGCGAGAAGGGctacgtgcgcgtgcgcaagGGGACGAACGAGTGCCTGATCCAGGAGTACCCCGTGTCCGCACAGACGTCCGGCAGTACCACCCCTGGTcccacgacgacgacgaaaGCCCCCAAGGgcttggtggtggtgcagacgACGTGCACCGATTATTTCTGCAGAAAGGGGtgcaaggaggaggtgttCAAGACGAGCAAGTGCTACAAGAGTACGGGGGGCAAATCCGTTACGATGCAGTGCGGTATGAGCGAGGTGCTCGTGCGCACCTATCCGAGCAGCGATTGCAGCGGTACGCCAAAGTACAAAGTGATTCCTGAGGGTAAGTGTATGGTGTCGACGTCCGGCTCGAGCAAGAGCATCTGCACGTTCAAGTAG
- the CPB gene encoding cathepsin L-like protease: MTVPRVLLCVVAAVCVLLAAAGVPARAMYVGRPVSVLFEEFKQTYQRVYATLDEEQQRLANFQRNLELMREHQANNPHARFGITKFFDLSEEEFATRYLSGATHFAKAKKFASQYYRKVGADLSTAPAAVDWREKGAVTPVKDQGMCGSCWAFSAIGNIESKWYLATHSLISLSEQELVSCDDVDEGCNGGLMLQAFDWLLNNRNGAVYTGASYPYVSGNGSVPECSESSDLVIGAYIDGHVTIESNEDTMAAWLAANGPIAIAVDASAFMSYTGGVLTSCDGKQLNHGVLLVGYNMTGEVPYWLIKNSWGENWGEKGYVRVRKGTNECLIQEYPVSAQTSGSTTPGPTTTTKAPKGLVVVQTTCTDYFCRKGCKEEVFKTSKCYKSTGGKSVTMQCGMSEVLVRTYPSSDCSGTQRYGVIGDAVSVKMFGGLDMSANMPV; the protein is encoded by the coding sequence ATGACGGTGCCGAGGGTCCTTCTGTGTGTTGTTgcggctgtgtgcgtgctgctggcggctGCCGGCGTGCCTGCGCGAGCGATGTACGTGGGCAGGCCGGTCTCTGTGCTGTTCGAGGAGTTCAAGCAGACGTACCAGCGCGTGTACGCGACGCTggacgaggagcagcagcggctggcgaACTTCCAGCGTAACCTGGAGCTGATGCGCGAGCACCAGGCGAACAACCCACACGCGCGGTTCGGGATCACGAAGTTCTTTGACCTGTCGGAGGAAGAGTTCGCCACGCGCTACCTGAGCGGCGCCACGCACTTCGCAAAGGCGAAGAAGTTCGCAAGCCAGTACTACCGCAAGGTGGGCGCGGACCTGTCgacagcgcctgctgcggtggACTGGCGTGAGAAGGGCGCCGTGACGCCGGTGAAGGACCAGGGGATGTGCGGGTCATGCTGGGCGTTCTCGGCGATCGGCAACATAGAGTCGAAGTGGTACCTTGCCACCCACTCGCTGATCTCCTTGTCGGAGCAGGAGCTGGTGAGCTGCGATGATGTGGACGAGGGCTGCAACGGCGGCCTGATGCTGCAGGCGTTTGACTGGCTGCTGAACAATAGGAACGGAGCCGTGTACACGGGTGCTAGCTACCCCTACGTGTCCGGTAATGGCAGTGTGCCCGAGTGCTCGGAGAGTAGTGACCTCGTTATCGGTGCGTACATCGATGGCCATGTGACGATCGAGAGCAACGAAGATACGATGGCTGCGTGGCTTGCGGCGAACGGTCCCATCGCTATTGCGGTTGACGCCAGTGCCTTCATGTCGTACACGGGGGGCGTCCTGACCTCGTGCGATGGTAAACAGCTGAACCACGGTGTGCTGCTCGTTGGGTACAACATGACTGGCGAGGTTCCGTACTGGCTGATCAAGAACTCGTGGGGTGAGAACTGGGGCGAGAAGGGctacgtgcgcgtgcgcaagGGGACGAACGAGTGCCTGATCCAGGAGTACCCCGTGTCCGCGCAGACGTCCGGCAGTACCACCCCTGGTCCGACCACGACGACGAAAGCCCCCAAGGgcttggtggtggtgcagacgACGTGCACCGATTATTTCTGCAGAAAGGGGtgcaaggaggaggtgttCAAGACGAGCAAGTGCTACAAGAGTACGGGGGGCAAATCCGTTACGATGCAGTGCGGTATGAGCGAGGTGCTCGTGCGCACCTATCCGAGCAGCGATTGCAGTGGCACCCAGCGATATGGTGTCATAGGCGACGCCGTCTCTGTGAAGATGTTTGGTGGCTTAGACATGAGTGCCAACATGCCTGTCTAA